One part of the Malus sylvestris chromosome 2, drMalSylv7.2, whole genome shotgun sequence genome encodes these proteins:
- the LOC126584544 gene encoding non-specific lipid-transfer protein 8-like: MKLSSLSAAAAALMLLLLLLLAASSEAAITCSDVTKDLRPCLSYLVSGSGKPPAACCAGASALASAASTSADKKAACACIKSAAQKINIKSQLAQALPGNCGINLSFSISPNTDCSKIG, encoded by the exons ATGAAACTTTCTAGTCTGAGTGCGGCTGCTGCTGCTcttatgcttcttcttcttcttttactGGCTGCAAGTTCAGAGGCCGCAATAACATGCAGTGACGTAACCAAGGACCTTAGACCATGCCTGAGCTACCTTGTAAGTGGCTCAGGGAAACCACCTGCTGCATGTTGTGCTGGAGCCTCAGCCCTCGCATCTGCTGCGTCAACCTCTGCTGATAAGAAGGCTGCATGTGCCTGTATTAAATCGGCAGCCCagaaaattaatatcaaatCCCAGTTGGCCCAAGCTCTCCCTGGGAACTGTGGGATCAACTTgtccttctctatttctccaaaTACTGACTGTTCAAA GATTGGTTGA